A genomic window from Deltaproteobacteria bacterium IMCC39524 includes:
- a CDS encoding sulfurtransferase, producing the protein MQSLRKLISLTILLLAALPALASAGLGDYFVQTDWLAENRSKVVILDARQTPLFILGHIEGAHHLPRSGFLDKRDGVKSLVPTTTAFETLMQEFGITPETTVVTYAEDGNPYAARLAWTLRYHGHNKVLVLDGGYEKWSKEGHPTTLLPTAAAIPSSYRVSTPGQARAEADYVLTQLGNTSVVIWDTRTPEEYDGTKVRADRGGHIPGATHLNWTKLQHEVDGVKVLKSESEIRQLLAKHGITSGQEVIAHCQTGIRSSYATLVLQGLGYSEVKNYDGSWIEWANNATLPIIENAETPRQDEVALLRN; encoded by the coding sequence ATGCAGTCACTCAGAAAACTCATCTCGCTCACCATTTTACTTCTAGCCGCTCTCCCAGCACTGGCAAGCGCAGGTCTGGGAGATTACTTTGTACAAACAGACTGGCTGGCCGAGAACCGTTCGAAAGTCGTCATTCTCGACGCTCGTCAGACCCCGCTCTTCATCCTGGGGCACATTGAGGGAGCCCATCACCTTCCTCGCAGTGGCTTTCTCGACAAGCGCGACGGCGTTAAGAGCCTGGTTCCTACCACCACCGCTTTCGAGACCCTGATGCAGGAATTCGGCATTACCCCCGAGACCACAGTGGTCACTTATGCCGAAGACGGCAACCCTTATGCAGCACGCCTCGCCTGGACCTTGCGCTACCATGGGCACAACAAGGTACTGGTTCTCGATGGCGGTTATGAAAAATGGTCCAAAGAGGGACATCCGACAACTTTACTACCAACAGCGGCGGCAATACCGAGCAGCTACCGCGTCTCAACGCCGGGTCAAGCACGCGCCGAAGCCGACTACGTGTTGACCCAGCTTGGCAATACCTCGGTCGTCATCTGGGATACCCGCACACCTGAAGAATATGACGGTACAAAGGTGCGCGCTGATCGTGGCGGCCATATCCCCGGCGCGACTCATCTTAACTGGACAAAGTTGCAACACGAAGTCGATGGCGTTAAAGTCTTAAAAAGTGAGAGTGAGATTCGCCAACTGCTCGCAAAACATGGCATCACCTCTGGTCAGGAGGTCATCGCCCATTGCCAGACCGGCATCCGTTCATCTTATGCAACTCTGGTGTTACAAGGATTAGGCTACTCCGAGGTCAAGAACTACGATGGCTCATGGATTGAATGGGCGAACAACGCGACCCTGCCAATTATAGAAAATGCAGAGACACCCAGGCAGGATGAAGTTGCCTTGCTTCGTAACTGA
- a CDS encoding PepSY-associated TM helix domain-containing protein, with product MSWRRWNYLLHRDIGFLCIGLTLLYAISGVAVNHIKEWNPSYSVERVETNIGPVVGNPADAATALTILARLGEPGKLESSYRPDRNSLQLFVEGRSITVDLPSGQVVHDRAIPRPVLREMNFLHLNHPKKAWTWFADLYAVALAFLAISGLFMLRRKTLRRGLVLTGIGVVIPVFFLILYL from the coding sequence ATGAGTTGGCGGCGCTGGAATTACCTACTGCACCGTGATATCGGTTTTCTCTGTATCGGATTGACCCTGCTCTACGCCATCTCCGGCGTGGCCGTCAATCATATCAAAGAGTGGAACCCGAGTTACAGTGTAGAGCGGGTCGAAACCAATATCGGCCCGGTTGTCGGCAACCCTGCGGACGCCGCAACCGCGCTTACGATCCTTGCGCGCCTCGGTGAACCGGGCAAACTTGAAAGCAGCTACCGGCCTGACCGAAACAGCCTGCAGCTCTTTGTCGAAGGGCGTTCGATTACGGTCGACCTGCCGAGCGGTCAAGTTGTTCATGATCGTGCCATCCCCCGGCCCGTTCTGCGCGAGATGAATTTCCTGCACCTCAACCATCCGAAAAAAGCCTGGACCTGGTTCGCTGACCTTTACGCTGTCGCCCTTGCATTTCTGGCCATCAGCGGTCTCTTTATGCTTCGCCGCAAGACTCTAAGGCGGGGGCTCGTATTGACAGGTATCGGGGTAGTCATTCCCGTTTTCTTCCTGATCCTTTATCTTTGA
- a CDS encoding general secretion pathway protein GspE: MAEKLGELLIKKNLLTQAQLEEALQAQVIFGGKLGTVLIEMGLITEDILAEILGQLINIPCAKPGQLQNIPDNVIKIISPELAEKHKVMPVSVIGKKLTLAMADPRNLQSIDEISFRTGYIVMPILALEVRLVFALENYYGVKRTMRYIAPPKQVREELNQLHVLETADGPIEARDTDEELGTLGSEHIYEKPAAEPAQPVAAPEVVEDEIEELDDDDLIEELEDEEITLATTAQTLIGITDRNDVADAVIAYLGANYSRAALFMVVAGQVTGWRSAKGGQPIPGFEQFQLPLSEPSVLKTAVESNSFFLGPVPQSGANLALTTFLGKPAPQSALLMPMSMLGRVVGLIYVDDPKADLSLAVVDVQQLSSKALMAFEVLILHNKILRV, translated from the coding sequence ATGGCCGAAAAACTTGGCGAGTTACTGATCAAGAAGAACCTGTTGACCCAGGCGCAGCTCGAAGAAGCGCTGCAAGCCCAGGTCATTTTCGGCGGTAAGCTTGGGACAGTCCTCATCGAAATGGGACTGATCACAGAAGATATCCTGGCCGAGATTCTGGGTCAGCTCATCAACATCCCCTGTGCAAAACCCGGACAACTGCAAAACATCCCCGATAACGTCATAAAAATCATCAGCCCGGAACTGGCTGAGAAGCATAAGGTCATGCCAGTTTCTGTCATTGGCAAAAAATTGACCCTGGCCATGGCCGACCCGCGCAACCTGCAGTCGATCGACGAGATCTCCTTTCGTACTGGCTACATCGTGATGCCGATCCTGGCTCTCGAAGTTCGCCTGGTCTTTGCCCTGGAAAATTACTACGGCGTCAAGCGCACCATGCGCTATATAGCGCCGCCGAAACAGGTGCGCGAAGAGCTGAACCAGCTCCACGTTTTGGAAACTGCGGACGGCCCGATTGAAGCCCGTGATACAGATGAAGAGCTGGGGACACTCGGATCCGAACACATCTATGAGAAACCGGCAGCCGAACCAGCGCAGCCTGTGGCAGCCCCGGAAGTCGTGGAAGACGAGATCGAGGAGTTGGATGACGACGACCTGATCGAAGAGCTGGAAGATGAAGAGATTACGCTGGCGACGACAGCCCAGACCCTGATTGGCATCACCGATCGTAACGATGTCGCCGATGCGGTTATCGCCTATCTCGGGGCCAACTACTCACGGGCGGCCCTGTTCATGGTCGTAGCCGGGCAAGTAACCGGGTGGCGATCTGCAAAAGGTGGGCAACCGATTCCAGGCTTTGAGCAGTTTCAGCTACCACTCTCAGAGCCATCGGTTCTGAAAACCGCTGTTGAAAGCAACAGCTTCTTCCTCGGCCCCGTGCCACAGAGTGGCGCGAACCTGGCGCTGACAACCTTTCTGGGCAAGCCAGCCCCCCAGTCAGCACTGCTGATGCCTATGAGCATGCTGGGCCGCGTTGTCGGACTGATCTACGTTGACGACCCCAAAGCAGACTTGTCTTTAGCAGTCGTGGATGTCCAACAGCTCTCCAGCAAAGCATTAATGGCCTTTGAGGTCCTCATACTGCACAACAAGATTCTCAGAGTTTGA
- a CDS encoding DUF4920 domain-containing protein: protein MRTFLITFLLVAILSPVTAFAKDFGNGVTLSEETAISAILDAPADYVGKKVKVSGLVIDVCSTRGCWIYLAGDRDFEKIRIKVTDGEIVFPMEARGKVATVEGVVESMELTREEVIKRRKHHAEEKGIDFDPASVTSGETVLRIRGLGASIDGV from the coding sequence ATGCGTACTTTCCTGATCACCTTTCTGCTTGTAGCCATCTTGTCCCCGGTCACTGCTTTTGCCAAAGATTTCGGCAATGGCGTCACCCTGTCCGAAGAGACGGCGATCTCCGCGATCCTTGATGCCCCAGCAGATTATGTTGGTAAAAAAGTCAAAGTCTCCGGACTGGTCATCGACGTATGCAGCACAAGGGGCTGCTGGATCTATCTGGCAGGCGACCGTGATTTTGAGAAAATCCGTATTAAGGTAACCGATGGCGAGATCGTCTTCCCGATGGAAGCTCGCGGCAAGGTAGCGACTGTTGAGGGGGTCGTGGAGAGTATGGAGTTGACCCGTGAGGAAGTCATCAAGCGGCGCAAACATCATGCGGAAGAGAAGGGCATTGATTTTGATCCTGCCTCGGTGACTTCCGGTGAAACTGTCTTGCGTATTCGTGGTCTCGGTGCCTCGATTGATGGTGTTTAG
- a CDS encoding radical SAM protein, with the protein MAKGKTILAVVADESGEVFEHPDLLLAGISGTEAVRPRIDELIPMPEGSRLFTIPQTPPIGFDRRSGKQLTADRLPKQWSGGPIQAVSAFLTPGYTRTLLPAADYRRKEQTLPLWSYTAVGWCLEEERFYVAGVQVDRNNQWRPDHFDDRKLVPLVNKTLQDSPDNRLLEQLSRCALDYHCFAAKNLFFRRWEAPLPTSPTCNSRCVGCISKQESDCCPSSQERLTFVPTVKELCEVAVPHLKEAKNAIVSFGQGCEGDPIMQSDVISQAVREMRRQTERGTINFNSNASLPDAIDNLAAAGVESIRVSLNSAQEHLYNAYYRPCGYCFADVVESLKRAKAAGLYLMLNYLVFPGVTDREDEVEAMGELIDLVGVDMIQMRNLSLDPVLYLDSLQVTGKGIGMVEMLKMHKARFPSLQYGYFNRTRETFFPPGYQTEWPIPS; encoded by the coding sequence GTGGCAAAAGGTAAAACCATACTGGCAGTGGTCGCCGATGAGAGTGGCGAGGTCTTCGAGCATCCAGATCTGCTACTTGCCGGCATCAGCGGTACGGAAGCGGTGCGACCGCGCATCGATGAGCTGATCCCCATGCCCGAAGGCAGCCGTCTCTTCACCATACCGCAGACACCGCCGATCGGTTTCGACCGTCGCAGTGGCAAGCAGCTGACGGCTGATCGCCTACCCAAGCAATGGAGCGGAGGTCCTATTCAGGCGGTTTCGGCTTTTCTGACTCCTGGCTATACCCGCACCTTGCTGCCTGCAGCTGATTACCGACGTAAGGAACAGACCTTGCCGCTCTGGTCTTACACCGCGGTCGGTTGGTGCCTTGAGGAAGAGCGTTTCTACGTAGCCGGTGTCCAGGTCGATCGCAACAACCAGTGGCGACCTGATCACTTCGATGATCGTAAGCTCGTTCCCCTGGTGAACAAGACCCTGCAAGACAGCCCGGACAATCGCCTGCTGGAACAGCTCTCGCGCTGTGCTCTCGATTACCATTGTTTTGCCGCCAAGAATCTTTTCTTCCGCCGTTGGGAAGCGCCGCTGCCGACTTCGCCTACATGCAATTCCCGTTGCGTTGGTTGTATCTCCAAACAGGAATCAGACTGTTGTCCTTCCAGTCAGGAGCGTCTGACCTTCGTCCCTACCGTTAAAGAGCTTTGTGAAGTGGCGGTGCCGCACCTCAAAGAAGCAAAGAATGCAATCGTTTCTTTCGGCCAGGGCTGTGAAGGTGACCCGATCATGCAGTCGGATGTGATCAGCCAAGCGGTGCGTGAAATGCGCCGTCAGACAGAACGCGGTACGATCAATTTTAACAGCAACGCTTCTTTACCTGATGCCATCGATAATCTAGCCGCTGCCGGCGTGGAATCGATCCGTGTCTCACTCAACTCGGCTCAGGAACATCTCTACAACGCCTATTACCGGCCATGTGGTTATTGTTTTGCCGATGTGGTTGAATCCCTGAAACGGGCTAAAGCGGCCGGTCTTTACCTGATGCTCAATTACCTGGTCTTTCCTGGTGTGACCGATCGCGAGGATGAGGTTGAGGCCATGGGTGAGCTGATTGACCTGGTTGGTGTTGATATGATCCAGATGCGTAACTTAAGCCTTGACCCGGTACTCTATCTTGATTCGCTGCAAGTGACAGGCAAGGGCATTGGCATGGTTGAAATGCTTAAAATGCATAAGGCACGCTTCCCCAGCCTGCAGTACGGCTATTTCAACCGGACCAGGGAGACCTTTTTCCCGCCTGGATACCAGACGGAGTGGCCGATTCCTTCCTGA
- a CDS encoding DUF6178 family protein: MAIKPSVPSININDFSQLTAVEQIDVLRCLDARQKTELLLDSPDGAELMAQLPAQEVYLLAVERGPEHLPELLSLATPEQWSGFIDLDCWEGDQFNSDKTHRWLITLLQGEEEKAFDVLQQMNFEQLVLIFKAEMDIISGPEADENSDARIDAKKRDGGYEISYYSDNSAKLFEKLLDVLQSFSPEFFVYLMEAVRSETMGLIVESVYQQRTGRLLDMGIPEPFTAQKVYAWLDPEDYREDRPFKLAPGTSEVSAPGFTLTLARPKGLLAEVLADGIDEGLAWEMANVVNKVILADRIDMGNVEQVSNVVAKVDAYLNLGLEWLAGTDVDTARTCMTDCYCEDLFRLGFSLTMRLKRRGDIVGKSSVAPYLDHNARACLSALHQFPPLFLEGVADSTQGGTRLFASLAEIGMVEQWLGRMELQRQLFEDVLHFPMPDPKVIDLSGCQPDNVDDITLVEFFLTSLANKLMGRDFQPLPIAEEELAGLHGMVSQSGVLNPRLREETVKWLGSLMDGGGDFATYCLDIWEEEFCSIGFEDIDPRFIGGMIVQLEEL; the protein is encoded by the coding sequence ATGGCCATTAAGCCTTCTGTGCCCAGTATAAATATCAATGACTTTTCACAATTAACAGCTGTTGAGCAGATCGATGTCCTACGTTGTCTGGACGCGCGACAGAAAACTGAATTGCTGCTTGATTCACCCGATGGTGCCGAGCTTATGGCTCAACTCCCCGCACAGGAAGTTTATCTCCTGGCCGTGGAGCGTGGTCCCGAGCATTTGCCGGAGCTGTTGAGTCTGGCAACTCCTGAACAATGGAGTGGTTTCATTGATCTCGATTGCTGGGAGGGGGACCAGTTCAACTCCGACAAAACACATCGCTGGCTGATCACTCTTTTGCAAGGCGAAGAAGAGAAGGCCTTCGACGTTCTCCAGCAGATGAACTTTGAGCAGCTGGTTCTGATCTTCAAGGCCGAAATGGATATTATCTCGGGGCCGGAAGCCGATGAGAACAGCGACGCTCGCATTGATGCAAAGAAGCGCGATGGCGGCTACGAGATCTCCTACTATTCCGATAACAGCGCCAAGCTTTTTGAAAAGCTGCTTGATGTGTTGCAAAGCTTCTCCCCGGAGTTTTTCGTCTACCTGATGGAGGCGGTTCGTTCGGAAACCATGGGGCTGATCGTTGAGAGTGTTTATCAGCAACGCACCGGACGTCTCCTGGACATGGGGATCCCGGAACCTTTCACGGCGCAAAAAGTTTACGCCTGGCTCGATCCCGAAGACTATCGTGAGGATCGCCCCTTCAAGCTGGCTCCCGGTACGAGTGAGGTCAGTGCTCCCGGCTTTACCCTGACGCTGGCGCGACCTAAAGGCTTGTTGGCCGAGGTTTTGGCTGACGGAATCGATGAAGGTTTGGCCTGGGAGATGGCCAACGTGGTCAACAAGGTGATCCTGGCGGATCGCATCGATATGGGTAATGTCGAGCAGGTTTCCAATGTTGTTGCCAAGGTGGATGCGTATCTCAACCTGGGCCTGGAATGGCTGGCCGGTACCGATGTTGATACAGCCAGAACCTGTATGACCGATTGCTATTGTGAAGACCTGTTTCGCCTTGGCTTCAGCTTGACGATGAGGTTGAAGCGTCGCGGCGACATTGTTGGCAAGTCTTCCGTTGCTCCTTATCTTGATCACAACGCACGCGCTTGCCTCAGCGCTCTACATCAGTTTCCACCGCTCTTCTTAGAAGGTGTCGCCGATTCGACTCAGGGTGGCACTCGCCTCTTTGCCAGCCTCGCTGAAATCGGCATGGTGGAACAATGGCTGGGCAGGATGGAGCTCCAGCGGCAGCTCTTTGAAGACGTCCTGCACTTCCCGATGCCTGATCCAAAGGTGATAGACCTCTCCGGTTGCCAACCGGATAATGTGGATGACATCACCCTGGTGGAATTCTTCCTGACCTCGCTGGCCAACAAACTGATGGGACGTGATTTCCAACCGCTGCCGATCGCCGAGGAAGAGCTGGCCGGTCTGCACGGCATGGTCTCCCAGTCGGGTGTGCTCAATCCGCGTCTGCGGGAAGAGACGGTTAAGTGGCTTGGTTCATTGATGGATGGTGGCGGTGACTTTGCGACCTACTGTCTGGATATCTGGGAAGAAGAGTTCTGCTCGATCGGCTTTGAAGATATCGACCCGCGTTTTATCGGTGGGATGATTGTGCAGTTGGAAGAACTTTGA
- a CDS encoding glycine/sarcosine/betaine reductase selenoprotein B family protein, with protein sequence MSTINRFKNRLIAKVITRYPGLAQRFITAYEPWESGEAVPWAPPHKPLAECKLALVTTSGVHHSSQEPFDMQDSDGDPSFRAIDGATIGNDYKITHDYYDHSDAEKDLNIIFPLQRLQELQQEGVIGQLADTHYSFMGHIDGRHIATLIGQAAQEVVRRLKQDQVDVVLLTPA encoded by the coding sequence ATGTCGACAATCAACCGCTTCAAAAACCGCCTGATCGCCAAGGTGATTACCCGCTACCCGGGCCTCGCCCAACGCTTCATCACTGCGTATGAGCCCTGGGAATCCGGTGAAGCTGTGCCCTGGGCACCTCCACACAAACCACTGGCCGAATGCAAGCTGGCGCTGGTCACGACATCAGGTGTGCATCACAGCTCTCAAGAACCCTTCGACATGCAGGATAGCGATGGTGATCCGAGCTTTAGGGCCATCGATGGTGCGACGATCGGCAACGATTACAAGATCACCCACGACTACTACGACCACAGCGATGCCGAGAAAGACCTCAACATCATCTTTCCGTTGCAGAGGTTACAGGAGCTGCAGCAGGAAGGCGTTATCGGTCAACTGGCCGACACCCACTACTCCTTCATGGGCCACATCGACGGTCGCCACATCGCCACCCTGATCGGACAAGCCGCCCAGGAGGTGGTAAGGAGGCTCAAACAGGACCAGGTCGATGTGGTCCTGCTCACCCCGGCTTGA
- a CDS encoding acyl carrier protein phosphodiesterase has protein sequence MNYLVHLYLSGSDPEIQLGGLMGDFVKGRIPTDYPEKIALGLHLHRRIDSLAQNSPHTRRSRQRLDPKFGHGRGIIVDIFYDHFLAANWRDYSPVPLESYAADFYTLLQSSHRQLPEGLKQIAPRMIEYNWLVSYQHREVVGKALHRIARRLSRPLPLAEGVDELVAHEGSLLEDFAGFLHEATLFVQEDFDIKVK, from the coding sequence TTGAACTACCTCGTCCACCTTTATCTCTCCGGATCGGATCCAGAGATTCAACTTGGCGGCCTGATGGGTGACTTTGTCAAAGGCCGCATCCCTACAGATTATCCCGAAAAAATCGCTCTGGGTTTACACCTGCATCGTCGGATCGACAGCCTCGCTCAGAACAGTCCACACACACGTCGTAGTCGTCAAAGACTTGACCCAAAGTTCGGTCACGGTCGCGGCATCATCGTCGACATTTTCTACGATCACTTTCTCGCAGCAAACTGGCGCGACTATTCTCCTGTTCCCCTGGAAAGCTACGCAGCAGATTTCTACACACTGCTGCAAAGCTCTCATCGGCAACTACCAGAAGGTTTAAAGCAAATAGCCCCACGCATGATTGAATACAACTGGCTGGTTTCTTATCAACACCGCGAGGTGGTCGGCAAGGCTCTACACAGGATCGCCCGACGCCTGAGCAGACCCCTGCCCCTCGCCGAAGGCGTTGATGAACTTGTCGCTCACGAAGGCTCGTTGCTGGAGGACTTTGCAGGGTTCCTGCATGAAGCAACACTTTTTGTGCAAGAGGATTTTGATATTAAGGTGAAATAA
- a CDS encoding MarC family protein, protein MFTDIFLHALTSYFVVIDPIGTALIFHGLTTGCERAYAKRMALRSTLIAAAIVLVSAFFGQALLTKLGISIEALRVSGGLLLFITAFNMVTKGETGKKWESGEEVDISVFPMSIPLLSGPGCLTVTILLFSQTQSVSGSLSLVIAVLVIYLLTYLALSSANRVKDLIGRTGDDILRRLLGVILAALAIQFIADGVRQIMTG, encoded by the coding sequence ATGTTCACTGATATCTTTTTACATGCCCTGACATCTTATTTTGTTGTCATCGATCCGATCGGTACTGCGCTGATCTTTCATGGTTTGACCACGGGGTGTGAGCGGGCTTATGCAAAGCGCATGGCGTTGCGTTCGACGCTGATTGCGGCGGCGATCGTGCTGGTCTCTGCCTTCTTCGGTCAGGCACTGCTGACCAAACTCGGTATCAGCATCGAGGCTTTACGGGTGTCCGGCGGACTGCTGCTCTTCATTACAGCGTTCAACATGGTGACCAAGGGGGAAACCGGCAAGAAGTGGGAGAGTGGCGAAGAGGTTGATATCTCAGTCTTCCCGATGTCGATTCCGTTGTTGTCCGGTCCCGGTTGTCTGACCGTAACGATTCTACTCTTTTCTCAAACACAGTCAGTTTCGGGGAGTCTTTCCCTGGTGATCGCAGTTCTGGTCATCTACCTGCTCACCTACCTGGCGCTCTCCTCGGCAAACCGGGTCAAAGACTTGATAGGTCGAACCGGTGACGATATCCTGCGCCGTCTGCTTGGGGTGATCCTTGCTGCGCTGGCAATCCAGTTTATTGCAGACGGTGTACGCCAGATCATGACTGGTTGA
- a CDS encoding DUF4080 domain-containing protein has translation MRTILSTLHSKFIHNSLALPCLAAYCGDDCGDFLIREFTVHEPRESILSQILDVAPDVVAFSVYLWNRRETLDLVDALYVARPELRIILGGPEVSFECVEIFTRNPGITALIRGEGEEPLRALLSAWQQGQQPGVAPRTVLRVGEELISGPDSPPLKELDTVPSPFKTGLTDMERGFVYYETSRGCPFHCSFCLSARDNLIRSYSMERIKSDLLLLMQKGVAKVKLVDRTFNFDAGRAKEIFSFILEHNRSTHFHFEIAGHLLDEATLELLDQVPEEMFQFEIGVQSTLESTLDAIGRKVNMKKLEENIRSLRKSNRIHMHLDLVAGLPGDNYNSFLKSIDRVAALAPHHLQIEPVKLLPGSPLRDQAEELQIRFDPNPPYTILGSPELSYAELQQLQEISRLLDLTYNSGHLSSFIRELSDATGSFAMGLEWLAGEWRKRELFRFPLNRQSLFQNLYEIVRGRDKGTSQARLIESLAYDYARCERVVTNRIPEFFDSALEPEEEQWVRTRVQEKTEAIKGQGIKLQYFAAAFTTIHTPELRTVHLFCYLTGTGRKMQVEEYRYSD, from the coding sequence ATGCGAACAATCCTCAGCACACTCCACAGCAAGTTCATTCATAACAGTCTCGCCCTGCCCTGTCTCGCAGCCTATTGCGGAGATGATTGCGGCGATTTCCTGATCCGTGAATTTACCGTCCACGAACCGCGCGAATCAATTCTCTCCCAGATTCTGGATGTGGCCCCGGATGTGGTCGCCTTTTCCGTCTACCTCTGGAACCGACGCGAGACCCTCGATCTGGTCGACGCCTTGTACGTTGCTCGGCCCGAGTTACGCATCATCCTGGGCGGCCCTGAAGTCTCTTTTGAATGTGTGGAAATCTTTACTCGCAACCCCGGCATCACGGCGTTGATTCGCGGTGAAGGGGAAGAACCCTTGCGTGCATTGCTATCTGCCTGGCAACAGGGACAACAACCAGGGGTGGCTCCAAGAACAGTTCTGCGTGTTGGAGAAGAGCTCATCAGCGGGCCGGACAGCCCGCCGTTAAAAGAACTCGACACAGTCCCTTCACCCTTCAAGACCGGGCTGACCGATATGGAGCGCGGCTTTGTATATTACGAGACCAGTCGCGGTTGCCCCTTTCACTGCAGCTTCTGTTTAAGCGCCAGAGACAACCTGATTCGCTCCTACTCCATGGAGCGCATTAAGAGCGACCTGCTCTTGCTTATGCAGAAAGGCGTTGCAAAGGTCAAACTGGTCGACCGCACCTTCAACTTCGACGCCGGTCGCGCCAAGGAGATTTTCAGCTTCATCCTGGAACACAACCGGTCGACGCATTTTCATTTTGAGATCGCCGGCCACCTGCTCGACGAAGCGACTCTCGAGCTTTTGGATCAAGTCCCGGAAGAGATGTTCCAGTTTGAGATCGGGGTGCAATCAACCCTGGAGAGTACCCTCGATGCGATCGGTCGCAAGGTCAATATGAAGAAACTAGAGGAGAATATTCGGTCCCTGCGCAAAAGCAACCGGATTCACATGCACCTCGACCTGGTGGCCGGCCTTCCCGGTGACAACTACAACAGCTTTCTCAAATCAATTGACCGGGTGGCCGCCCTCGCCCCCCACCACCTGCAGATCGAACCGGTCAAGCTGCTACCCGGCTCACCGTTGCGCGACCAAGCCGAAGAGTTGCAGATCCGATTTGACCCGAACCCACCCTACACGATTCTGGGCAGCCCTGAGCTCTCTTATGCCGAGTTGCAGCAACTCCAGGAGATCAGTCGGCTTCTTGACCTGACGTACAACAGCGGTCATTTATCGAGCTTTATACGCGAATTAAGCGACGCAACCGGCTCCTTTGCCATGGGGCTGGAATGGCTGGCTGGAGAGTGGCGCAAACGCGAGCTGTTCCGTTTCCCCTTAAACCGCCAGTCACTTTTTCAGAACCTTTACGAGATCGTCAGGGGACGCGACAAAGGAACGTCTCAAGCACGACTTATTGAAAGCCTCGCTTACGACTACGCCCGTTGCGAACGCGTTGTCACCAACCGTATTCCGGAGTTTTTTGACTCCGCCCTCGAACCTGAAGAAGAGCAATGGGTGCGTACAAGGGTTCAGGAGAAGACCGAAGCGATCAAGGGTCAGGGGATTAAGCTGCAATATTTTGCCGCGGCCTTCACCACCATTCACACTCCGGAACTAAGAACTGTTCACCTCTTCTGCTATCTCACAGGGACCGGGCGGAAAATGCAGGTTGAGGAATATCGCTACAGCGATTAA